A stretch of Streptococcus chenjunshii DNA encodes these proteins:
- a CDS encoding primosomal protein N', with amino-acid sequence MVRLAQVIVDVPLMQTDKPFSYAVPQDLEDGLALGSRVHVPFGRGDRLVQGFVVGFDEASKDLKVKSIADILDFEPVLNSEQLMLADQMRKKVFSYKISILKAMVPSLLNSQYDKRLIPASSLDVQDQKEIFGSAEDLLFSQLDRERQKAVSRLVQAGKIKVDYLAKDRKTVKTEKHYHVNQETLAAYPISKRAKKRQELKDYLLASPEDGKLTDLHRHFSREISKFFINEGLISIFEVEQSRSAAYFTDIQPQDFLSLNSEQSKIVFEVCGQVGQDSKPFLLEGITGSGKTEVYLHIIDYILKIGKTAIILVPEISLTPQMTNRFISRFGELVAIMHSGLSDGERFDEWRKIKSGQAKVVVGARSAVFAPLKNIGAIIIDEEHEASYKQESNPRYHARDVALLRAKNHQAVLLLGSATPSIESRARASKQVYHFLRLTKRANPKAKIPNVQIVDFRDYVGQQKVSNFTPFLLDKIRDRLSKKEQTVLMLNRRGYSSFVMCRDCGFVDECPNCDISLTLHMDTKTMNCHYCGFTKSIPQTCPNCGSQSIRYYGTGTQKAYNELAEVLPEARILRMDVDTTRKKGAHEKILQEFGRQKADILLGTQMIAKGLDFPNVTLVGVLNADTSLNLPDFRASERTFQLLTQVAGRAGRADKEGEVLIQTYNPGHYAIQMAQKQDYEAFYRYEMSIRHQLGYPPYYYTVGLTLSHKDEETVIRKAYDVLQLLNDHLSKQVKILGPTPKPIARTHSLYHYQILIKYRFEDRMESVLNQILDLTQDRHNKDLRLVIDHEPQNFM; translated from the coding sequence ATGGTTAGATTAGCACAGGTTATTGTTGATGTTCCTTTGATGCAGACAGATAAGCCTTTTTCGTATGCTGTTCCTCAGGACTTAGAAGACGGACTTGCTTTGGGTTCGCGTGTCCATGTGCCATTTGGGCGCGGGGATAGACTTGTACAGGGGTTTGTTGTTGGTTTTGATGAAGCATCTAAAGATTTAAAAGTAAAAAGTATTGCTGATATTTTAGACTTTGAGCCTGTTTTAAATAGTGAGCAGCTCATGCTTGCAGACCAAATGCGTAAGAAAGTCTTTTCTTATAAGATTTCAATTCTAAAAGCAATGGTTCCCAGTCTGTTGAATTCACAGTATGATAAGCGTCTTATTCCCGCATCAAGTTTAGATGTTCAGGATCAAAAAGAGATTTTTGGCAGTGCAGAGGACTTGCTTTTTTCTCAGTTGGATCGGGAAAGACAGAAAGCGGTCAGCCGCTTAGTTCAGGCAGGGAAAATAAAAGTAGATTATCTGGCTAAAGATAGAAAAACGGTAAAAACTGAAAAACATTATCATGTCAACCAAGAAACATTGGCTGCCTACCCTATTTCAAAGCGAGCTAAAAAGCGTCAGGAGTTGAAAGACTACCTGCTGGCCAGTCCGGAAGATGGAAAATTAACGGATTTACATCGGCATTTTTCAAGAGAGATCAGCAAATTTTTTATAAACGAGGGGCTAATCAGCATTTTTGAAGTTGAACAAAGCCGTTCAGCCGCTTATTTTACAGATATTCAGCCGCAAGATTTTCTCAGCCTGAATTCAGAACAAAGCAAGATTGTGTTTGAGGTATGCGGGCAAGTTGGACAGGATTCCAAGCCTTTTTTGCTTGAAGGAATTACAGGATCGGGGAAAACAGAGGTTTATTTGCATATTATTGATTATATTTTAAAAATAGGGAAGACAGCTATTATTTTAGTTCCGGAAATTTCCTTAACGCCGCAGATGACCAATCGTTTTATTTCCCGTTTTGGAGAATTGGTTGCTATTATGCATTCAGGTTTGTCAGACGGAGAAAGATTTGATGAATGGCGAAAGATTAAGTCAGGCCAAGCTAAGGTTGTTGTCGGTGCCCGCTCGGCTGTTTTTGCTCCGCTTAAAAATATCGGTGCGATTATTATTGACGAGGAACATGAAGCAAGCTACAAGCAGGAAAGCAATCCGCGCTACCATGCCCGTGATGTTGCCCTGCTGAGAGCTAAAAATCATCAGGCTGTTCTTCTTTTAGGGTCAGCAACACCCAGCATTGAAAGCAGAGCCAGAGCCAGTAAGCAGGTTTACCATTTTTTGCGGCTGACAAAGCGGGCTAATCCTAAAGCTAAGATTCCTAACGTACAAATTGTAGATTTTCGTGATTATGTCGGTCAGCAGAAAGTCAGCAATTTTACCCCTTTTCTTTTGGATAAAATACGGGATCGTTTAAGTAAAAAAGAACAAACTGTGTTAATGCTTAATCGCCGCGGCTACTCCAGTTTTGTTATGTGCCGTGACTGCGGTTTTGTTGATGAATGTCCCAATTGTGACATTTCTTTGACCCTGCATATGGATACTAAAACAATGAACTGCCATTACTGCGGTTTTACAAAGTCTATTCCCCAGACCTGTCCTAACTGTGGCAGTCAGAGCATCCGTTATTACGGCACAGGAACTCAGAAAGCTTATAACGAACTGGCCGAAGTTTTACCTGAAGCGCGTATTTTGCGGATGGATGTTGATACAACGCGTAAAAAAGGTGCTCATGAGAAAATTTTGCAGGAGTTTGGACGGCAGAAGGCAGATATTTTGCTGGGAACTCAGATGATTGCCAAAGGTCTTGATTTTCCTAATGTCACTTTGGTAGGTGTTTTAAACGCGGATACATCACTTAATTTACCTGATTTTAGAGCTTCAGAACGGACATTTCAGCTTTTGACTCAGGTAGCCGGCCGTGCCGGCCGTGCTGACAAAGAGGGAGAGGTTCTGATCCAGACCTACAATCCCGGTCATTATGCCATTCAGATGGCCCAGAAGCAAGACTATGAGGCTTTTTACCGTTATGAAATGTCTATCCGGCATCAATTGGGCTATCCTCCATATTATTATACAGTTGGTTTGACACTTTCCCACAAAGACGAAGAAACTGTGATTAGAAAAGCTTATGATGTTTTACAGCTTTTAAATGACCATTTGAGCAAACAGGTTAAAATTTTGGGGCCTACTCCTAAGCCAATTGCTAGAACCCATAGTTTGTATCACTATCAAATTCTAATTAAATACCGATTTGAAGATCGGATGGAAAGTGTTTTGAATCAGATTCTTGACCTTACTCAGGACCGCCATAATAAAGATTTACGTCTGGTTATTGATCATGAACCGCAAAATTTTATGTAG
- the rpoZ gene encoding DNA-directed RNA polymerase subunit omega, whose translation MMLKPSIDTLLDRIPSKYSLCILQAKRAHELEFGAKPTQEFQSVKSTLRALEEIDSGNVAIHPDPDAKRAAVLAKAEADRLAQEEEERKIKEQIAKEKEEEGEKI comes from the coding sequence ATGATGTTAAAACCTTCTATCGATACTTTATTGGACAGAATACCGTCAAAATATTCCTTATGTATTTTGCAGGCCAAGCGTGCGCATGAGCTTGAATTTGGGGCTAAACCGACACAAGAGTTTCAATCTGTAAAATCTACTCTTCGTGCTTTGGAAGAAATTGATTCTGGCAATGTTGCAATCCATCCTGACCCAGATGCTAAGAGAGCTGCAGTTTTGGCTAAAGCCGAAGCGGACAGGCTTGCTCAGGAAGAGGAGGAGCGCAAAATCAAAGAGCAAATTGCTAAAGAAAAAGAAGAAGAAGGGGAAAAGATCTAA